One Roseovarius bejariae genomic region harbors:
- a CDS encoding NAD(P)/FAD-dependent oxidoreductase — protein sequence MQITTLILGAGAAGMMCAAHAGPGTLVIDHAKRPGEKIRISGGGRCNFTNLYTEPANFLGANRHFHKSALSRYTQWDFIDLVARHGIAYHEKTLGQLFCDGKSTQIIEMLRMEMTQSGADLWLDCTLADLGHDGSHFTATLDHAGTRKTVTAQNIVLATGGKSIPKMGATGLAYDIAQQFGHTVTETRPALVPLTFSDQRFAPLSGTSAPARVSNTRTAFDEAVLFTHRGLSGPAILQISSYWREGEEIEIDLAPDGHLLEALKTQRQAQGRRNLTTELAKHLPAKLIEHLAQEIDLKGNLADQSDARLTDVTGHLRHWRLKPTGSEGYRTAEVTLGGIDTDGFSSKTMMSKSIPGLYAIGEAVDVTGWLGGYNFQWAWSSGWVAGTAIRESS from the coding sequence ATGCAGATCACCACCCTCATCCTTGGCGCAGGCGCCGCCGGCATGATGTGCGCGGCCCATGCAGGCCCCGGCACGCTGGTCATAGATCACGCGAAACGCCCGGGCGAGAAAATCCGCATATCCGGCGGCGGGCGGTGCAATTTCACCAACCTATACACTGAACCCGCCAATTTCCTCGGGGCAAACAGGCATTTCCACAAATCCGCCCTCTCCCGCTATACGCAATGGGATTTCATCGATCTCGTCGCGCGCCACGGCATCGCCTATCACGAGAAAACGCTGGGGCAACTTTTCTGCGACGGGAAGTCCACACAGATCATCGAAATGCTCCGCATGGAAATGACCCAATCCGGGGCCGACCTCTGGCTTGATTGCACACTGGCCGATCTGGGCCATGATGGCAGTCATTTCACCGCCACGCTCGACCACGCAGGCACCCGCAAGACCGTCACCGCGCAAAACATCGTGCTGGCCACCGGGGGCAAATCCATCCCCAAGATGGGGGCGACCGGACTGGCCTATGACATCGCCCAACAGTTCGGCCATACGGTGACTGAAACCCGCCCCGCCCTCGTGCCGCTCACCTTTTCCGACCAACGCTTCGCGCCACTTTCCGGCACCTCCGCCCCGGCCCGCGTCTCGAATACCCGCACCGCCTTCGACGAGGCGGTGCTTTTCACCCATCGCGGCCTCTCCGGCCCGGCGATCCTGCAAATCTCCTCCTACTGGCGCGAGGGTGAAGAAATCGAGATCGACCTCGCTCCCGACGGCCACCTCCTTGAAGCCCTCAAGACGCAACGCCAAGCCCAGGGCCGCCGCAACCTGACCACCGAACTGGCCAAACACCTGCCCGCCAAGCTGATCGAGCATCTGGCGCAGGAGATTGATTTAAAAGGCAACCTTGCCGATCAATCCGACGCCCGCCTGACCGACGTGACCGGCCACCTGCGCCACTGGCGGCTCAAGCCCACGGGCTCCGAAGGCTACCGCACCGCCGAAGTCACCCTTGGCGGCATCGACACCGATGGGTTTTCCTCCAAAACCATGATGTCAAAATCCATTCCCGGCCTTTATGCCATTGGCGAGGCCGTGGATGTCACCGGCTGGCTCGGCGGCTACAACTTCCAATGGGCGTGGTCCTCGGGCTGGGTCGCAGGGACCGCCATCCGGGAATCCTCCTAA
- the murD gene encoding UDP-N-acetylmuramoyl-L-alanine--D-glutamate ligase — translation MIPVQGFEGAKVAVLGLGRSGLSAARALRAGGAQVLAWDDNPAAQEAAHEEGFEIKELFREGAFDDVASLIVSPGIPHLYPSPNKVVAAALRAGVPVDNDIGLFFRSLSGSNWASYDQPPKVIAVTGSNGKSTTSALIHHVLEEVGRDVQLAGNIGRGVLDIDPPGDGGVVVLELSSYQTELARALTPDIAVFTNLTPDHLDRHAGLGGYFAAKRRLFAEGGPDRAVIGVDEDEGLFLAGQLAEGRGDDRVIRVSAKGKLSGPGWMVFARKGFLSEYRKGKQAGSIDLREIKGLPGVHNHQNACAAYAACRTLGLAPKVIERAFHSFAGLPHRSQRIGEANGVAFVNDSKATNVDSALKALLAFDNIRWICGGLEKDGGLDGLASGLGNVVKAYVIGREAAQFSLGLEGVEAEVCTTMEAAVARAAQEAEPGDTVLLAPAAASFDQYDSFEKRGEDFIAQVKRHIGG, via the coding sequence GCGCAAGTTCTGGCGTGGGACGATAACCCCGCGGCACAAGAGGCGGCACACGAAGAAGGTTTCGAGATCAAGGAGTTGTTCCGCGAGGGGGCCTTCGATGACGTGGCCAGCCTGATCGTCTCGCCCGGTATTCCGCATCTTTACCCCAGCCCCAACAAGGTGGTCGCCGCCGCCCTGCGTGCAGGTGTTCCGGTGGACAATGACATCGGGTTGTTCTTCCGGTCGCTGTCAGGCTCGAACTGGGCCAGCTACGACCAGCCGCCCAAGGTGATCGCGGTCACGGGAAGCAATGGAAAATCAACGACTTCCGCCCTCATTCACCATGTTCTTGAGGAGGTCGGGCGCGACGTGCAACTGGCCGGTAACATCGGCCGGGGGGTGCTGGACATCGACCCGCCCGGGGATGGCGGTGTAGTGGTTCTGGAACTCAGCAGCTACCAGACCGAATTGGCCCGCGCCCTGACGCCGGATATTGCGGTTTTCACCAATCTGACCCCCGATCACTTGGACCGGCACGCCGGTCTGGGCGGCTATTTTGCAGCCAAGCGCAGGCTTTTTGCCGAGGGCGGGCCGGACCGCGCGGTGATCGGTGTGGACGAGGACGAGGGGCTGTTTCTGGCCGGGCAACTGGCCGAGGGGCGCGGCGACGACCGGGTCATTCGGGTCTCGGCCAAGGGGAAGCTGTCGGGGCCGGGATGGATGGTCTTCGCGCGCAAGGGGTTCTTGTCGGAGTATCGCAAGGGCAAGCAGGCGGGATCAATTGATCTACGCGAAATCAAGGGGTTACCCGGCGTGCACAACCATCAGAATGCCTGTGCCGCCTATGCGGCCTGTCGCACGTTGGGTCTTGCGCCCAAGGTGATCGAGCGGGCGTTTCACAGCTTTGCGGGATTGCCGCACCGCAGTCAGCGGATTGGCGAGGCGAATGGTGTGGCTTTCGTCAATGACAGCAAGGCGACCAACGTGGATTCCGCCCTCAAGGCGCTTTTGGCCTTCGACAATATCCGCTGGATTTGTGGGGGGCTGGAGAAGGATGGCGGACTTGACGGGCTGGCATCGGGGCTTGGGAATGTCGTGAAAGCCTATGTGATTGGGCGAGAGGCGGCGCAGTTTTCGCTTGGACTGGAAGGGGTCGAGGCCGAGGTCTGCACGACGATGGAAGCTGCGGTGGCCAGAGCGGCACAAGAGGCCGAGCCCGGGGATACCGTGCTTTTGGCCCCGGCGGCCGCGAGTTTCGATCAATACGATAGTTTCGAAAAGCGCGGCGAGGATTTCATCGCGCAGGTGAAACGGCATATCGGCGGGTGA